The Mycolicibacterium boenickei genome has a segment encoding these proteins:
- a CDS encoding acyl-CoA synthetase, with protein sequence MDFSAVTKPVERLLATAQNGLEVLRYGGLETGSVPSPFQIIQSVPMYRLRRYFPPDARPGAQDPRPPVLMVHPMMMSADMWDVTRDDGAVGILHSAGIDPWVIDFGSPDKVEGGMQRNLADHVVALSEAIDIVKEVTGRDVHLAGYSQGGMFAYQAAAYRRSKDLASIIAFGSPVDTLAALPMNLPAGVAAGAADFMADHVFSRIDIPGWLARTGFQMLDPIKTAQSRLEFLRQLHDREALLPREQQRRFLSSDGWIAWSGPAIAELLKQFIAHNRMMTGGFSVHGDLVTLSDIDCPILAVVGEVDDIGQPAAVRGIKRAAPDADVYEYLIRAGHFGLVVGSKASTQTWPTVAQWVKWLGGEQMPEGVVPMESQPADHPEGGVSFSARVTHGATAATEMAFGVARSAADALVTANKNARTLVIETARTLPRLARLGQVNDHTRISLGRIMSEQARSAPNGEALLFDGRVHTYEAVDRRINNVVHGLIDVGVRQGARVGVLMDTRPSALVAIAALSRLGAVAVLLPEADLAEAARLGGVAEIIADPSHLDVARALGTRVLVLGGGESRDLHLPEDADVIDMEKIDPDVVELPGWYRPNPGLARDLAFVAFSEVGGELVARQITNFRWALSAFGTASAANLGRGDTVYCLTPLHHQSGLLVSLGGAVVGGSRIALSRGLQPDRFLQEIRQYGVTVVSYTWAMLREVIDDPSFSLTGSHPVRLFIGSGMPAGLWKRVVDVFEPAQVVEFFATTDGQAVLANVSGAKIGSKGRPLPGSGTVELAAYDADDDLILEDEQGFVRKAEANEVGVLLAHPRGPVDPTAVVKRGVFAPADTWVSTEFLFRRDEDGDYWLVDNRGAVIRTERGPVFATSVNDAVGRLDAVDMSVTYGVEAAGRQLAVTALALRPGGSVPTADLTHALDDLAAGNPPDVVHVVADMELGASYRPVIGPLRAAGIPKAGRRNCWYFDADTGTYKKLTAASRAELVAATADDEPETD encoded by the coding sequence GTGGATTTCTCGGCAGTGACCAAACCGGTCGAGCGGTTGCTGGCGACCGCGCAGAACGGTTTGGAGGTGCTGCGCTACGGGGGCCTGGAGACCGGCTCGGTCCCCTCGCCCTTCCAGATCATCCAGAGCGTGCCGATGTACCGGCTGCGGCGGTACTTCCCGCCCGATGCCCGCCCCGGTGCCCAGGATCCGCGTCCGCCGGTGCTGATGGTGCATCCGATGATGATGTCGGCCGACATGTGGGACGTGACGCGTGACGACGGCGCGGTCGGCATCCTGCACTCCGCGGGCATCGACCCGTGGGTGATCGATTTCGGTTCCCCGGACAAGGTCGAGGGCGGGATGCAACGCAATCTCGCCGATCACGTGGTGGCGTTGTCGGAGGCCATCGACATCGTCAAAGAGGTCACCGGCCGCGACGTGCACCTGGCCGGCTATTCGCAGGGCGGGATGTTCGCCTATCAGGCCGCGGCCTACCGGCGGTCCAAGGATCTGGCCAGCATCATCGCCTTCGGGTCCCCGGTGGACACCCTGGCCGCATTGCCGATGAACCTTCCGGCCGGCGTCGCCGCGGGCGCGGCCGATTTCATGGCCGATCATGTGTTCAGCCGCATCGACATTCCAGGTTGGTTGGCCCGCACCGGTTTTCAGATGCTGGATCCGATCAAGACCGCGCAGTCGCGCCTGGAGTTCCTGCGTCAGCTGCACGACCGCGAGGCCCTGCTGCCACGCGAGCAGCAGCGCCGGTTCCTGTCCTCGGACGGCTGGATCGCGTGGTCGGGGCCTGCGATCGCCGAACTGCTCAAGCAGTTCATCGCCCACAACCGGATGATGACGGGAGGCTTTTCTGTCCACGGCGACCTGGTCACGCTGTCCGACATCGACTGCCCGATCCTCGCGGTGGTCGGCGAGGTCGACGACATCGGCCAGCCCGCCGCGGTCCGGGGGATCAAGCGGGCCGCTCCCGACGCTGATGTCTACGAATACCTGATCCGGGCAGGGCATTTCGGGTTGGTCGTGGGCTCCAAGGCCTCCACCCAGACCTGGCCGACGGTGGCGCAGTGGGTGAAATGGCTTGGTGGAGAACAGATGCCGGAAGGTGTGGTCCCCATGGAATCGCAGCCGGCCGATCACCCGGAGGGCGGGGTGTCGTTCTCCGCCCGGGTCACCCACGGCGCGACAGCGGCCACCGAGATGGCGTTCGGGGTGGCGCGCTCGGCCGCCGATGCGCTGGTGACGGCGAACAAGAACGCCCGGACCCTGGTCATCGAGACGGCGCGCACCCTGCCGAGGCTGGCACGGCTGGGCCAGGTCAACGACCACACCCGGATCTCGCTCGGCCGGATCATGAGCGAGCAGGCCCGCAGCGCGCCCAACGGCGAGGCACTGCTGTTCGACGGCCGCGTGCACACCTACGAAGCGGTGGACCGCCGGATCAACAACGTGGTGCACGGCCTGATCGACGTCGGCGTGCGCCAGGGCGCCCGGGTCGGGGTCCTGATGGACACCCGGCCCAGCGCACTCGTCGCGATCGCTGCGCTGTCCCGGTTGGGGGCGGTGGCGGTGCTGCTGCCCGAGGCCGATCTGGCCGAGGCGGCGCGGCTCGGTGGCGTGGCCGAGATCATCGCCGACCCGAGCCACCTCGACGTCGCCCGCGCGCTCGGCACGCGGGTGCTGGTCCTCGGCGGCGGCGAGAGCCGTGATCTGCACCTGCCCGAGGACGCTGATGTCATCGACATGGAGAAGATCGACCCCGACGTGGTCGAACTGCCAGGCTGGTACCGGCCCAATCCGGGTCTGGCCCGCGACCTGGCGTTCGTCGCCTTCAGCGAGGTCGGTGGTGAGCTCGTTGCCCGTCAGATCACCAACTTCCGGTGGGCGCTGTCGGCCTTCGGCACCGCGTCGGCGGCCAACCTGGGCCGCGGCGACACGGTCTACTGCCTGACCCCGCTGCACCACCAGTCAGGCCTGCTGGTCAGCCTTGGCGGCGCGGTGGTCGGCGGATCGCGCATCGCGCTGTCGCGCGGACTGCAGCCTGACCGGTTCCTGCAGGAGATCCGGCAGTACGGCGTCACGGTCGTCTCCTACACCTGGGCCATGCTGCGCGAGGTCATCGACGATCCGTCGTTCTCCCTCACCGGCAGTCATCCGGTGCGCCTGTTCATCGGCTCGGGCATGCCCGCCGGGCTGTGGAAGCGCGTGGTCGACGTGTTCGAGCCGGCCCAGGTGGTGGAGTTCTTCGCCACGACCGACGGACAGGCCGTGCTGGCCAACGTCTCGGGCGCCAAGATCGGCAGCAAGGGGCGTCCGCTGCCGGGCAGCGGCACCGTCGAACTCGCCGCCTATGACGCCGACGACGACCTGATCTTGGAGGACGAACAAGGTTTCGTCCGCAAGGCCGAGGCCAACGAGGTCGGTGTGCTCCTGGCTCACCCACGCGGTCCGGTGGATCCGACCGCCGTGGTCAAGCGCGGCGTGTTCGCGCCGGCCGACACCTGGGTGTCCACCGAGTTCCTGTTCCGCCGTGACGAGGACGGCGACTACTGGCTGGTGGACAACCGCGGTGCGGTGATCCGGACCGAACGGGGTCCGGTGTTCGCCACGAGCGTCAACGACGCGGTGGGACGCCTGGACGCGGTGGACATGTCGGTGACCTACGGCGTCGAGGCGGCCGGCCGCCAGCTGGCGGTGACGGCCTTGGCGCTGCGCCCGGGCGGCAGTGTCCCGACGGCCGATCTCACCCACGCACTGGACGATCTGGCCGCGGGTAACCCGCCCGACGTGGTGCACGTGGTCGCCGACATGGAACTCGGCGCGTCGTACCGCCCGGTGATCGGTCCGCTGCGGGCCGCGGGCATCCCGAAGGCCGGCCGGCGTAACTGCTGGTACTTCGACGCCGATACAGGTACGTACAAGAAATTGACGGCGGCCAGCCGGGCCGAACTCGTCGCGGCAACCGCCGATGACGAGCCGGAGACCGACTAG
- a CDS encoding Trm112 family protein has translation MVDDKLLSILVCPQDRGPLLLAGKDWLYNPRLRRAYRIEDGIPVLLVDEAVAIEDDAEHRRLLDLAGSGESG, from the coding sequence GTGGTCGACGACAAGCTCTTGAGCATCCTGGTGTGCCCGCAGGACCGCGGGCCGCTGCTGCTGGCCGGTAAGGACTGGCTCTACAACCCCCGGCTGCGGCGCGCATACCGGATCGAGGACGGCATCCCGGTGCTGCTCGTCGACGAGGCAGTGGCCATCGAGGACGACGCCGAGCATCGCCGGCTGCTGGATTTGGCCGGTTCAGGAGAATCCGGGTAG